CGCGAATTGGCGAAGTTCATGGATAACGGCTCGCTCTATCAGGGGCTGAAGCCGGTTCACTGGTGCACCTCCTGCCAAACGGCGCTGGCCGAGGCGGAAGTGGAATACGCCGACCACGTCAGCCCCTCCGTGTACGTCCGCTTCCCGCTGGAAGAGGGGGAGGCGGCGCGGCTCGGCTTGAAAGGGGAGGCGGCGGTCGTCATTTGGACCACCACGCCGTGGACGATACCCGCCAACCGCGCGGTCTGCGTTCACCCGGCGTTCGATTATTCCGCCGTCGCGTTCAACGGCGGCACGCTGTTGATGGCGACCGAACTGGTGGGCAAGGTCGCCCCCGTTATCGGCGTGACCGAGATAGAAGAAGTAAAACGCTTCAAAGGGAGCGAACTGGAAGGGGTCAAGACAAAGCACCCGCTCTACGGCCACATCTCGCCGGTGATATTGGGGATGCACGTCACGCTCGACGCCGGCACCGGCGCGGTGCATACCGCCCCCGGCCACGGGCAGGAGGACTACGCGGTCGGCCAGAAGTACGGCCTGGAAGTTTTCAATCCGGTGCGCGACAACGGCCTGTTCAAGGACGATCTTCCCATCTTCGCCGGGCGGCGCGTGCCGCAGGTGAATCCCGACGTGATAGAGGAACTGAAGGTGCGCGGCATGCTGCTGTTCACCGAGAACATCAACCACTCGTATCCGCACTGCTGGCGCTGCAAACATCCGGTGATCTTCCGCGCCACCGCGCAGTGGTTCATCGGCATGGAGCAAAACGCCCTGCGCGTAAAAGCGCTGGCCGGGATCAACCGCGTGGAATGGGTGCCGAAGTGGGGCAAGGAGCGCATCTTCGGCATGGTGGAAAACCGCCCCGACTGGTGCATCAGCCGCCAGCGCGCGTGGGGCGTGCCGATCACTGTTTTGAAATGCCAAAAGTGCGACGAGCCGCTGATAGACGGCGATACCGCGCGCCGCGCGGCGGACGAGATGGAGAAGCACGGCGCGGACATCTGGTTTGAAAAAGACGCCGCGCATTGGGCCGCCGGGAAGAAATGCAAAAAGTGCGGCGGCGCGGAGTGGAAGAAAGAAGAGGACATCCTCGATGTCTGGTTCGATTCGGGCGTCAGCCAGGCGGCCGTGCTGCGCCGCTGGCCCGATCTGCAATGGCCCGGCGACATGTATCTGGAAGGGAGCGATCAGCACCGCGGCTGGTTTCAAAGCTCGCTGCTCGCATCCGTTGGCACGACCGGCGAGGCGCCCTACAGCACCGTGCTTACCCACGGCTATGTGGTCGACTCGAAGGGGCGCACGATGTCGAAATCGGCCGGCAACGGCATCGAGCCGGTTGACATCGTGAAAAACCACGGCGCGGAGATCGTGCGCCTCTGGGTCTCCAGCGAAAACTATATGGAAGAGGTGCGCCTGTCGGATGAAATCCTCAAGCGGCTTTCGGAAGCGTACCGCAAGATACGCAACACCTTCCGCTTCATGCTGGGGAACCTCTCCGATTTCGACCCGGCGAAAGACCGTGTGCCGTTCGCCGAATTGCCGGAGCTGGACCGCTATATCCTCGACCGCGCAGCCACACTGCAAAAAACCGTGCTGGCCGCGTTCGACCGGTACGAGTATCACGTCTTCTACCACGCCATGCACAACTTCTGCGTGGTCGATCTGAGCGCTTTCTATCTCGACATCGTGAAAGACCGCGCGTATACCTTCCCGCCCCGCTCGAAATCACGGCGCGCCGCGCAGACCACGATGTACGAATTGACGCAGGTGATGCTCCGCCTGATGGCGCCGGTCTTGAGTTTTACCGCCGACGAAATCTGGGCCGCCATCCCCGGCACTCCCGCCGGAAGCAGCATCCACACCCAGACGTTTTTTAACGTGGATGGTTTGGCTATCTCCCCGGAGATGCGCCAAAAGTGGGACCGGCTGTGGGAAATCCGCAAGGGGGCACTGAAGGTTTTAGAGGACAAACGGCGCGACAAAATCATCGGCCACTCGCTCGATGCGAAGTTGGAGGTTTTGGCGGCGGGAACAGATTTGGCGCTTTTGAAAGGGTATGAGGCGGAGTTGCCGTTCATCTTCATCGTTTCGCAGGTTACGGTGACGGCGAAAGAGGGCGGCGAGATGGATATTTCAGTGGTCGCGCCTGATGGAAAAAAATGCGAGCGTTGCTGGAACACCTCGCCCGATGTCGGCGGCAGCGCCGCGCATCCCGCCGTCTGCGGCCGTTGCGCCGCGCACCTTGCCGAGATGGCCTAAAAATGGCGTTGCCTTTGTCCGGTATTTTCAAGAGGTACACGCCGCTGGCGTCGGGTGCGCTCGTCATCGTGGTGCTGGATCAGCTCACGAAATCGCTGGTGCGCGAGCATGTCGAGCTCTACCGCTCCATCCCGGTGACCGGCTTTTTCAACATCACCCATATCCAAAATCCCGGCGCGGCCTTCGGCTTTATGTCAGGTATTTCAGCTAGTTGGGTCGGCGTATTCTTCATTGCGCTTACGATTTTCGCCTCCGCCGTGCTGGTCTATCTCTACCGCGAGGCCGAAAAAGAAGGCCCCGCACTGCGTGTGGCCCTGACGCTGATATTGGG
The sequence above is drawn from the Nitrospinota bacterium genome and encodes:
- the ileS gene encoding isoleucine--tRNA ligase; the protein is MDYKDTLNLPTTGFPMKAGLQTMEPDMLLQWSGLYKKIREARKGAKKYILHDGPPYANGDIHMGHALNKILKDIIVKVKTMQGFDAPYVPGWDCHGLPIEHQVDKKLGKKKSEITRAEKRKLCREYAAGFIDRQRESFKRLGILGDWEDPYLTMDYRYEADTVRELAKFMDNGSLYQGLKPVHWCTSCQTALAEAEVEYADHVSPSVYVRFPLEEGEAARLGLKGEAAVVIWTTTPWTIPANRAVCVHPAFDYSAVAFNGGTLLMATELVGKVAPVIGVTEIEEVKRFKGSELEGVKTKHPLYGHISPVILGMHVTLDAGTGAVHTAPGHGQEDYAVGQKYGLEVFNPVRDNGLFKDDLPIFAGRRVPQVNPDVIEELKVRGMLLFTENINHSYPHCWRCKHPVIFRATAQWFIGMEQNALRVKALAGINRVEWVPKWGKERIFGMVENRPDWCISRQRAWGVPITVLKCQKCDEPLIDGDTARRAADEMEKHGADIWFEKDAAHWAAGKKCKKCGGAEWKKEEDILDVWFDSGVSQAAVLRRWPDLQWPGDMYLEGSDQHRGWFQSSLLASVGTTGEAPYSTVLTHGYVVDSKGRTMSKSAGNGIEPVDIVKNHGAEIVRLWVSSENYMEEVRLSDEILKRLSEAYRKIRNTFRFMLGNLSDFDPAKDRVPFAELPELDRYILDRAATLQKTVLAAFDRYEYHVFYHAMHNFCVVDLSAFYLDIVKDRAYTFPPRSKSRRAAQTTMYELTQVMLRLMAPVLSFTADEIWAAIPGTPAGSSIHTQTFFNVDGLAISPEMRQKWDRLWEIRKGALKVLEDKRRDKIIGHSLDAKLEVLAAGTDLALLKGYEAELPFIFIVSQVTVTAKEGGEMDISVVAPDGKKCERCWNTSPDVGGSAAHPAVCGRCAAHLAEMA
- the lspA gene encoding signal peptidase II, with product MALPLSGIFKRYTPLASGALVIVVLDQLTKSLVREHVELYRSIPVTGFFNITHIQNPGAAFGFMSGISASWVGVFFIALTIFASAVLVYLYREAEKEGPALRVALTLILGGALGNLIDRITIGTVTDFLDFYIGGFHWWAFNVADSCITIGAITAIAASLITPKKSGG